One Fusobacterium nucleatum genomic window carries:
- the lepA gene encoding translation elongation factor 4, producing MLQKNKRNFSIIAHIDHGKSTIADRLLEYTGTVSERDMKDQILDSMDLEREKGITIKAQAVTLFYKAKNGEEYELNLIDTPGHVDFIYEVSRSLAACEGALLVVDAAQGVEAQTLANVYLAIENNLEILPIINKIDLPAAEPEKVKREIEDIIGLPADDAVLASAKNGIGIEDILEAIVHRIPAPNYDENAPLKALIFDSYFDDYRGVITYVKVLDGNIKKGDKIKIWSTEKELEVLEAGIFSPTMKSTDILTSGSVGYIITGVKTIHDTRVGDTVTSVKNPALFPLAGFKPAQSMVFAGVYPLFTDDYGELREALEKLQLNDASLTFVPETSIALGFGFRCGFLGLLHMEIIVERLRREYNIDLISTTPSVEYKVSIDNQEEKVIDNPCEFPDPGRGKITIQEPYIRGKVIVPKEYVGNVMELCQEKRGIFISMDYLDETRSMLSYELPLAEIVIDFYDKLKSRTKGYASFEYELSEYKVSNLVKVDILVSGKPVDAFSFIAHNDNAFHRGKAICQKLSEVIPRQQFEIPIQAALGSKIIARETIKAYRKNVIAKCYGGDITRKKKLLEKQKEGKKRMKSIGNVEIPQEAFVSVLKLND from the coding sequence GTTACTTTATTCTATAAAGCAAAAAATGGTGAAGAATATGAATTAAATTTAATTGATACTCCAGGACATGTGGACTTTATATATGAAGTTTCAAGATCACTTGCTGCCTGTGAAGGTGCTTTGCTTGTTGTAGATGCTGCACAAGGTGTTGAAGCACAAACTCTTGCTAATGTTTATCTTGCTATTGAAAATAATTTAGAAATTTTACCTATAATAAATAAAATAGATTTACCTGCTGCTGAACCTGAAAAAGTAAAAAGAGAAATAGAAGATATTATTGGTTTACCTGCTGATGATGCTGTTTTAGCTTCTGCTAAAAATGGAATTGGTATTGAAGATATTTTAGAGGCTATTGTACATAGAATACCCGCTCCAAACTATGATGAGAATGCTCCTTTAAAGGCATTAATTTTTGACTCATATTTTGATGATTACAGAGGAGTTATAACTTATGTAAAAGTTTTAGATGGGAATATTAAAAAAGGAGACAAAATAAAAATTTGGTCAACTGAAAAAGAATTAGAAGTTTTAGAAGCTGGTATTTTTTCTCCTACAATGAAATCAACTGATATTTTAACAAGTGGTTCTGTTGGTTATATAATTACAGGAGTAAAAACTATTCATGACACAAGAGTTGGAGATACAGTAACAAGTGTTAAAAATCCTGCTCTATTTCCATTAGCTGGGTTTAAACCTGCTCAGTCAATGGTATTTGCAGGAGTATATCCATTATTTACTGATGATTATGGAGAATTAAGAGAAGCCTTAGAAAAATTACAACTAAATGATGCTTCTTTAACATTTGTCCCAGAAACTTCTATTGCCTTAGGTTTTGGTTTTAGATGTGGTTTCTTAGGTTTATTACATATGGAAATTATAGTTGAAAGATTGAGAAGAGAGTATAATATAGATTTAATTTCTACTACTCCATCAGTTGAGTACAAGGTTAGCATAGATAATCAAGAGGAAAAAGTTATAGATAACCCTTGTGAATTTCCTGACCCAGGTCGTGGAAAAATAACAATACAAGAACCATATATTAGAGGAAAAGTAATTGTTCCAAAAGAATATGTTGGAAATGTAATGGAGCTTTGTCAAGAAAAAAGAGGAATTTTTATTTCAATGGATTATTTAGATGAAACTAGATCTATGCTTAGTTATGAACTTCCTCTTGCGGAAATTGTTATAGATTTTTATGATAAGTTAAAATCAAGAACAAAAGGATATGCTTCTTTTGAATATGAATTAAGTGAATATAAAGTATCAAATCTAGTTAAAGTTGATATATTAGTTTCAGGTAAACCTGTTGATGCTTTTTCATTTATTGCTCATAATGATAATGCTTTTCATAGAGGAAAAGCTATCTGTCAAAAATTGAGTGAAGTTATTCCAAGACAACAATTTGAAATTCCTATTCAAGCTGCCTTAGGCTCAAAAATAATTGCTAGAGAAACAATAAAAGCATATAGAAAAAATGTTATTGCTAAATGTTATGGTGGAGATATTACAAGAAAGAAAAAACTTCTTGAAAAACAAAAAGAAGGTAAAAAGAGAATGAAGAGTATAGGAAATGTTGAAATTCCACAAGAAGCATTTGTTTCTGTATTAAAATTGAATGACTAA
- the asnA gene encoding aspartate--ammonia ligase gives MAYISSLDILETEIAIKKVKDFFESRLAKELDLLRVSAPLFVIPESGLNDNLNGTERPVSFDTKSGERVEIVHSLAKWKRMALYRYNIENHKGIYTDMNAIRRDEDTDFIHSYYVDQWDWEKIISKEDRNEEYLKEVVRKIYSVFKATEEYITTEYPKLTKKLPEEITFITAQELENKYPNLTPKNREHAAAKEYGAIFLMKIGGKLSSGEKHDGRAPDYDDWDLNGDIIFNYPLLGIGLELSSMGIRVDEKSLEEQLKIANCEDRRSLPYHQMILNKVLPYTIGGGIGQSRICMFFLDKLHIGEVQASIWSQEVHEICRQMNIKLL, from the coding sequence ATGGCTTACATTTCAAGTTTAGATATTTTAGAAACAGAAATTGCTATTAAAAAAGTTAAAGATTTTTTTGAAAGTCGCCTTGCAAAAGAATTAGATTTATTAAGAGTTTCAGCACCACTATTTGTTATTCCAGAATCTGGTTTAAATGATAATTTGAATGGGACAGAAAGACCTGTATCTTTTGATACTAAAAGTGGAGAAAGAGTTGAGATAGTTCATTCGCTTGCAAAATGGAAAAGAATGGCATTGTATAGATATAATATTGAAAATCATAAAGGTATTTATACAGATATGAATGCTATAAGAAGAGATGAAGATACAGATTTTATACATTCTTATTATGTTGACCAATGGGATTGGGAAAAAATAATTTCTAAGGAAGATAGAAATGAAGAATATTTAAAAGAGGTAGTTAGAAAAATTTATTCTGTATTTAAAGCAACAGAAGAATATATAACTACTGAATACCCAAAACTTACTAAAAAGTTACCAGAAGAAATTACTTTTATAACTGCTCAAGAACTTGAAAATAAATATCCTAACTTAACTCCAAAAAATAGAGAGCATGCTGCAGCAAAAGAATATGGAGCTATATTTTTAATGAAGATAGGTGGAAAATTATCTTCTGGAGAAAAGCATGATGGCAGAGCACCTGACTATGATGATTGGGATTTAAATGGTGATATAATATTTAACTATCCTCTTTTAGGAATAGGACTTGAATTATCTTCTATGGGAATAAGAGTTGATGAAAAGTCACTAGAAGAACAATTAAAAATTGCTAATTGCGAAGATAGAAGATCTTTACCATATCATCAAATGATTTTAAATAAAGTCTTACCTTATACAATAGGTGGAGGAATAGGACAATCTCGTATATGTATGTTTTTCTTAGATAAATTACATATTGGAGAAGTACAAGCATCTATATGGTCACAAGAAGTTCATGAAATTTGTAGACAAATGAATATTAAATTATTGTAA
- a CDS encoding tyrosine-type recombinase/integrase, with amino-acid sequence MVDTLILDIKQAMSSTLTNGQMEKLHKVLAHYLYDLEIVKKEGADRDEKQNIEYLEAFLSAKHVEGCSRKSLKYYKATIENLFKKIEKSIKHITTNDLREYLDNYQKEGNASKITIDNIRRIFSSFFAWLEEEDYILKSPVRRIHKVKTGTVVKETYSDEAMEIMRDNCKSLRDLAIIDILASTGMRVGELVKLNIEDIDFEGRECVVFGKGDKERKVYFDARTKIHLHNYLKTRDDDNSALFVSLLKPHKRLQISGVEIMLRQLGRKLNITKVHPHKFRRTLATKAIDKGMPIEQVQQLLGHQKIDTTLQYAMVSQNNVKISHRKYIG; translated from the coding sequence ATGGTAGATACTTTGATTTTAGACATAAAACAAGCTATGTCTTCAACATTAACAAATGGGCAAATGGAAAAATTACACAAGGTGCTTGCACATTACTTGTATGATTTAGAGATTGTAAAAAAAGAAGGTGCTGATAGAGATGAAAAGCAAAACATTGAATATTTAGAAGCTTTCTTATCAGCTAAACATGTTGAAGGTTGTTCAAGAAAATCACTAAAATACTACAAGGCAACTATAGAAAATTTATTTAAAAAAATAGAGAAATCTATTAAACATATCACAACAAATGATTTAAGAGAATATTTGGATAATTATCAAAAAGAAGGAAATGCAAGTAAGATAACAATAGATAATATTAGAAGAATCTTTTCAAGCTTTTTTGCTTGGCTTGAAGAAGAGGATTATATTTTAAAAAGTCCTGTTAGAAGAATACACAAAGTAAAAACAGGAACAGTAGTAAAAGAAACTTATTCTGATGAAGCAATGGAAATTATGAGAGATAATTGTAAATCTTTAAGAGATTTAGCTATTATTGATATTTTAGCTTCAACAGGAATGAGAGTTGGTGAGTTAGTTAAATTAAATATAGAAGATATTGATTTTGAAGGAAGAGAATGTGTTGTTTTTGGTAAAGGAGATAAAGAAAGAAAAGTATATTTTGATGCAAGAACTAAGATACATCTACATAACTATTTAAAAACAAGAGATGATGATAATTCTGCACTTTTTGTTTCTCTTTTAAAACCACATAAAAGATTACAAATTAGTGGTGTTGAAATAATGCTTAGACAACTTGGAAGAAAACTAAATATTACTAAGGTTCATCCTCATAAGTTTAGAAGAACTTTAGCAACAAAAGCAATAGACAAAGGAATGCCTATTGAACAAGTCCAACAGTTGTTAGGACATCAAAAAATAGATACTACTTTACAATATGCAATGGTTAGCCAAAATAATGTGAAGATTTCACATAGAAAGTATATTGGCTAA
- a CDS encoding DEAD/DEAH box helicase family protein translates to MSNFDFLKGDFFDLYELCLEAEENCYTKPRTSAFYSRLALEFCVALVYKFENIQMPYNSTVLNDFINNKDFQCLFKSKSQVDGLNLIRKFGNSAAHILKNVIDNTTKTLTLDRNIALNCLKGLFDFTLWIGYCYGSTLQTDDIKFDEKYIPKNIYKPESANDIKVADNYVQESVNNIKVIPVKKHNITINNNNFSEEDTRKLFIDTFLVKAGWNLDDKNMFEYEVEGIKSTTSGKGKIDYVLWGDNGIPLAIIEAKKAELNAKKGEFQALEYAEALEKKFNFFPIRFVTNGFEIFIYENKNSIPRRVYGFYRKEELLKIIARRDEKIVANDISINKEIIDRYYQERAVKKAIENYISGNRKSLLVMATGSGKTRVAISIVDCLSRLNMVKRTLFLADRIALVKQALNNFKKSLPNYTLVDLVSEKDRDNAKIVFSTYQTMMAESEKTREDGTNKYGVGAFDLIIVDEAHRSIYQKYGDLFEYFDSLILGLTATPKDEIDRNTFKVFDMNSKEPTDSYDLFEAAKDGYLLLPKIKEGALNYPENGIVYSKLSEEEKEKYESLFDEEDSMPEEISGDSLNSWFFNDGTTSKVLTTLMEEGYKIESGDKLGKTIIFAKNDRHADHIVEIFNKLYKNLGGEFCQKITTKVEKVQALIDRFVNPNSFPQIAVSVDMLDTGIDIPEILNLVFYKKVKSKAKFWQMIGRGTRKCKDIYGVGKDKEDFLILDFCRNFSYFEMKDRFEEDNTKLSKPLSSKIFENKVKMIFKLQDLEYQMDEKYKELWENLVTEVYNLIASLNEDNISVKTRISYVKKYKNIDLLKNLEEKDVDEIIKNLSSLPFAIEEKTEIEKKFENLILKSQLKLFGNKKIENEKVEISDITKELSKKGTIKEIQKNASYIMKIIKDEDYLKNIDILELENLRNIIEPLTIFLDSNGKHLNYIVGDLEDNFISMEIRDINVFGSVYLNSKEKFQKYLDNNKNLLSIKKLRNNIELDAEDLKELKQLLYSNEEVDLESLKNENNSEIEKISNVYGKNESFGIFIRSLVGLDREAINKEFSEFLNTEKFNSNQIELINLIIENIVKYGAYSKNEIPKLSNDILGKSIFNIFTDNNDLQKIVDIVDKINSNAPKLL, encoded by the coding sequence ATGAGTAATTTTGATTTTTTGAAAGGTGATTTTTTTGATTTATATGAACTGTGTTTAGAGGCAGAAGAAAATTGTTATACAAAGCCTAGAACAAGTGCTTTTTACTCAAGATTGGCACTTGAATTTTGTGTTGCCTTAGTATATAAGTTTGAAAATATACAAATGCCATACAATAGCACAGTTTTAAATGATTTTATTAATAATAAAGATTTTCAATGCTTATTTAAAAGCAAAAGTCAAGTAGATGGACTTAATCTTATTAGAAAATTTGGTAATAGTGCAGCCCATATCTTAAAAAATGTAATAGATAATACAACAAAAACTCTTACTTTAGATAGAAATATTGCTTTAAACTGCTTAAAAGGACTTTTTGACTTTACACTTTGGATAGGATATTGTTATGGTTCCACTTTACAAACAGATGATATAAAATTTGATGAAAAGTATATTCCTAAAAATATATATAAACCTGAAAGTGCTAATGACATTAAAGTTGCAGATAATTATGTACAAGAAAGTGTAAATAATATAAAGGTAATTCCTGTTAAGAAGCATAATATAACAATAAATAATAATAATTTCTCAGAAGAAGATACAAGAAAATTATTTATAGACACTTTTCTTGTGAAAGCTGGCTGGAATTTAGATGATAAAAATATGTTTGAATATGAAGTTGAAGGCATAAAAAGCACAACTTCTGGAAAAGGAAAAATAGATTATGTATTATGGGGAGATAATGGGATTCCACTTGCAATAATAGAGGCTAAGAAGGCTGAACTTAATGCAAAAAAAGGAGAATTTCAAGCTTTAGAATATGCAGAAGCCTTAGAGAAAAAATTTAATTTCTTTCCTATAAGATTTGTTACTAATGGCTTTGAAATTTTTATATATGAAAATAAAAATTCAATCCCTAGAAGAGTTTATGGTTTTTATAGAAAAGAAGAACTTTTAAAAATTATAGCTAGAAGAGATGAAAAAATAGTTGCAAATGATATTTCTATAAATAAAGAAATAATAGACAGATACTATCAAGAAAGAGCAGTAAAAAAAGCAATAGAAAACTATATTTCAGGAAATAGAAAATCCTTACTTGTTATGGCAACAGGATCAGGAAAAACAAGAGTTGCAATTTCAATAGTGGATTGTTTATCAAGATTGAATATGGTTAAAAGAACTCTATTTTTAGCTGATAGAATAGCACTTGTTAAGCAGGCATTAAATAATTTTAAAAAATCTTTACCTAATTATACTCTTGTTGATTTAGTATCTGAAAAAGATAGAGATAATGCGAAAATTGTATTTTCTACTTATCAAACAATGATGGCAGAGTCAGAAAAAACTAGAGAAGATGGAACTAATAAATATGGAGTAGGTGCATTTGATTTAATTATTGTTGACGAAGCACATAGAAGTATTTATCAAAAATATGGAGATTTATTTGAATATTTTGACAGCTTAATTTTAGGACTTACTGCAACTCCAAAAGATGAAATAGATAGAAATACATTTAAAGTTTTTGATATGAATTCAAAAGAACCTACTGATTCTTATGATTTATTTGAAGCAGCTAAGGATGGATATTTACTATTACCTAAAATAAAAGAAGGAGCTTTAAATTATCCAGAAAATGGTATAGTTTATAGTAAACTTTCAGAAGAAGAAAAAGAAAAATATGAAAGTCTTTTTGATGAAGAAGATAGTATGCCAGAAGAAATTTCAGGAGATAGTTTAAATTCTTGGTTTTTTAATGATGGAACAACAAGTAAGGTTCTTACTACTCTTATGGAAGAAGGATATAAAATTGAATCAGGTGATAAATTAGGAAAAACTATAATATTTGCAAAGAATGATAGACATGCAGACCATATAGTAGAGATTTTTAATAAATTATATAAAAATCTTGGAGGAGAATTTTGTCAAAAAATTACAACAAAAGTTGAAAAGGTTCAAGCACTAATAGATAGATTTGTAAATCCTAATAGTTTCCCTCAAATAGCAGTATCAGTTGATATGCTTGACACTGGAATAGATATTCCAGAAATATTAAATCTTGTTTTTTATAAAAAAGTAAAGTCAAAAGCTAAATTTTGGCAAATGATAGGTAGAGGAACAAGAAAATGCAAAGATATTTATGGAGTTGGTAAAGATAAAGAAGATTTTTTAATTTTAGATTTTTGTAGAAATTTCTCATATTTTGAAATGAAAGATAGATTCGAAGAAGATAACACAAAATTATCAAAACCATTATCTAGTAAAATTTTTGAAAATAAGGTTAAAATGATTTTTAAACTTCAGGATTTAGAATATCAAATGGATGAAAAGTATAAAGAGCTTTGGGAGAATCTAGTAACTGAGGTATATAATTTAATTGCTTCTTTAAATGAAGATAATATTTCAGTGAAAACAAGAATTTCTTATGTGAAAAAATATAAAAATATTGATCTTTTAAAAAATCTAGAAGAAAAAGATGTTGATGAAATTATTAAAAATTTAAGTTCTTTACCTTTTGCTATTGAAGAAAAAACTGAAATAGAAAAGAAATTTGAAAACCTTATTTTAAAAAGTCAACTTAAATTATTTGGTAATAAAAAAATAGAGAATGAAAAAGTAGAAATTTCTGATATTACAAAAGAATTATCTAAAAAGGGAACTATAAAAGAAATTCAAAAAAATGCAAGTTATATTATGAAAATAATAAAAGATGAGGATTATCTAAAAAATATTGATATTTTAGAACTAGAAAATTTAAGAAATATTATTGAACCTTTAACAATATTTTTAGATTCAAATGGGAAACATTTAAATTATATTGTAGGAGATTTAGAAGATAATTTTATTTCTATGGAAATAAGAGATATAAATGTTTTTGGTTCTGTTTATCTTAATTCTAAAGAGAAATTCCAAAAATATTTAGATAATAATAAAAATTTACTTTCTATAAAAAAACTAAGAAATAATATAGAATTGGATGCAGAGGACTTAAAGGAATTGAAACAACTTTTATATAGTAATGAGGAAGTTGACCTTGAAAGTCTAAAAAATGAAAATAATTCTGAAATTGAAAAAATATCTAATGTTTATGGTAAAAATGAAAGTTTTGGAATTTTTATTCGTTCTTTGGTTGGTTTAGATAGAGAAGCTATTAACAAAGAATTTTCTGAGTTTTTAAATACTGAAAAGTTTAATTCTAACCAAATTGAATTAATTAATTTAATAATTGAAAATATAGTAAAATATGGTGCTTACTCAAAAAATGAAATTCCTAAACTTTCAAATGATATTTTAGGAAAGTCAATTTTTAATATTTTTACAGATAATAATGATTTACAAAAAATTGTTGATATTGTTGATAAAATTAATTCTAATGCACCTAAATTACTTTAA
- a CDS encoding M18 family aminopeptidase — MEKLKLVKHLINFIDESPSNYFACINTKNILNEKGFTELLETEEWKLKKGGKYFVTINDSGIIAFTIGSEKISKYGYKIAASHTDSPGFLIKPNPEINRKGFNILNTEVYGGPILSTWFDRPLSFSGRVFVESDNAFKPKKYFIKYDKDLFIIPSLCIHQNRGVNDGMAINAQKDTLPLVTITDEKEKFSLKKLLAKQLKVKEDKILSYDLNLYSREKGCLLGANEEFISVGRLDNLAALHAGLMSLVDNKDKKNTCVVVGYDNEEIGSNSIQGADSPTLKNILERISNAMKLSFEEHQQALANSFVISNDAAHSIHPNYLEKSDPTNEPKINCGPVIKMAANKSYITDGYSKSVIEKIAKDSKIPIQTFVNRSDVRGGSTIGPIQQSQIRILGIDIGSPLLSMHSVRELGGVDDHYNLYKLISEFFKI; from the coding sequence ATGGAAAAATTAAAATTGGTTAAACATTTAATAAATTTTATTGATGAAAGCCCATCTAATTATTTTGCTTGTATAAATACTAAAAATATCTTAAATGAAAAAGGTTTTACTGAACTTTTAGAAACAGAAGAATGGAAATTAAAAAAAGGTGGAAAATATTTTGTAACTATAAATGACAGTGGAATTATTGCTTTTACAATAGGTAGTGAAAAAATATCTAAATATGGTTATAAAATAGCTGCTTCACATACTGATAGTCCTGGTTTTTTAATAAAACCTAATCCTGAAATAAATAGAAAAGGTTTTAATATTTTAAATACAGAAGTTTATGGAGGACCTATTTTAAGCACTTGGTTTGATAGACCTCTATCATTTAGTGGAAGAGTTTTTGTTGAAAGTGACAATGCTTTTAAACCTAAAAAATATTTTATAAAATATGATAAAGATTTATTTATAATTCCATCTCTTTGTATACATCAAAATAGAGGTGTGAATGATGGAATGGCTATCAATGCTCAAAAAGATACTCTACCTTTAGTAACTATTACAGATGAAAAAGAAAAATTTTCTTTAAAAAAATTGTTGGCTAAACAATTGAAAGTAAAAGAAGATAAAATTTTAAGTTATGATTTAAATCTATATTCAAGAGAAAAAGGTTGCTTATTAGGAGCTAATGAAGAATTTATATCAGTTGGAAGATTGGATAATCTTGCAGCACTTCATGCTGGTTTAATGTCATTAGTAGATAATAAAGATAAAAAGAATACTTGTGTTGTTGTAGGTTATGATAACGAAGAAATAGGTTCTAACTCAATTCAAGGAGCAGATAGTCCAACTTTAAAAAATATATTGGAAAGAATTTCAAATGCAATGAAGCTAAGTTTTGAAGAACATCAACAGGCTTTAGCTAATTCTTTTGTTATTTCAAATGATGCAGCACATTCTATACATCCTAATTATTTAGAAAAATCAGATCCAACTAATGAACCTAAAATTAATTGTGGACCTGTTATAAAAATGGCTGCTAATAAATCATATATAACTGATGGGTATTCAAAATCTGTTATAGAAAAAATAGCAAAAGATTCTAAAATTCCTATTCAAACTTTTGTAAATCGTTCTGATGTTCGTGGTGGTTCAACAATAGGGCCTATACAACAATCACAAATAAGAATTTTAGGAATAGATATTGGAAGTCCTTTACTTTCTATGCACTCTGTTAGAGAACTAGGTGGAGTTGATGATCATTATAATTTATATAAATTAATTAGTGAGTTTTTTAAAATTTAA